In Aspergillus oryzae RIB40 DNA, chromosome 6, one genomic interval encodes:
- a CDS encoding MFS transporter (synaptic vesicle transporter SVOP and related transporters (major facilitator superfamily)), with translation MQSILQYRRFGNLAEEQLATDPEKGLGSRKPSLKCKKHFPANDSGSKASVAGDEVSMVSSQDTSPNSRRPRETYEDEKVSINPSADPLNRSVTTEAGGEDTSNVSKTVPVGFEPENDPMNPRDWSFGKRLMVTIVVSFMGVIVGWSSSIDSGIIPQYAEEFGVSEVVASLPTGLFLVGFGTGAVMSGPFSETVGRNPIYIITLIVFMLLLVGAGLAQNLAGQLVSRTLAGIFAATPLACAGGTIADVWTPEEQVFTFPIYAIISFSGPVLGPVVGGWIGQSNLSWRWTEWVTLIGAGIILVTVILFQPETYAPILLKWKAIHLRRVTGDDRYRAEIELRQTSLPARLLLAMYRPVVMLFQEPTIFLFSLYLTVAYIIIFTFFTGYEFIYEGIYGLTQGETALCFLGLAIGLLLCIPLIPLNAKLRSRDITRTKETDPAGKAPPESRLYWATIGAPALPISMFWMAWTARVGIPFWSTLAASVLTAFGMLCIFITCYQYLIDTYGTYAASALSSLTLMRYLVSGAMIEVSIPFYKNMGVPYTLTILGCISAVLVPIPYVFYKYGPEIRKRSRYGRNSC, from the exons ATGCAGTCCATACTTCAATATCGACGATTCGGCAATCTTGCGGAAGAGCAGCTTGCAACAGACCCCGAGAAGGGTCTCGGATCACGGAAACCGAGTTTAAAATGCAAAAAACACTTCCCAGCAAACGACAGTGGTTCAAAAGCTTCCGTAGCAGGTGATGAAGTGTCCATGGTGTCAAGTCAAGATACATCGCCGAATTCCCGCCGGCCAAGAGAAACATACGAAGACGAGAAAGTATCCATAAACCCAAGCGCGGATCCATTGAATAGGAGTGTTACAACTGAGGCAGGTGGAGAGGATACCTCCAATGTTTCGAAAACGGTTCCTGTTGGGTTCGAACCTGAAAATGATCCCATGAATCCACGCGATTGGAGCTTCGGCAAGCGACTCATGGTAACTATCGTGGTTTCGTTCATGGGCGTCATTGTGGGATGGTCTTCATCTATCGATTCGGGTATAATACCACAGTATGCCGAGGAGTTTGGTGTAAGCGAGGTAGTGGCGTCTTTACCTACAG GATTGTTTCTGGTCGGGTTCGGAACAGGGGCAGTGATGAGTGGCCCATTCTCAGAGACCGTGGGGAGGAATCCCATCTATATCATCACCTTGATTGTATTCATGCTCCTGCTAGTAGGAGCTGGGTTGGCTCAAAACCTCGCTGGACAGCTAGTATCTCGGACGTTGGCAGGTATCTTCGCTGCGACACCACTCGCGTGCGCTGGTGGTACTATTGCCGATGTCTGGACacccgaagaacaagtaTTTACATTTCCAATTTACGCTATCATCTCTTTTTCCGGCCCAGTGCTAGGACCCGTGGTCGGAGGCTGGATCGGACAGTCGAACCTCAGCTGGCGATGGACAGAATGGGTCACACTGATAGGTGCAGGAATCATTCTTGTTACCGTCATCTTGTTCCAGCCCGAAACCTATGCGCCTATCTTGTTAAAATGGAAAGCTATACACCTTCGTCGTGTGACCGGAGACGATCGCTACCGAGCAGAGATCGAGCTCAGACAGACATCGCTACCCGCAAGATTGCTGCTAGCCATGTATCGACCAGTGGTAATGCTCTTCCAAGAGcccaccatcttcctcttttccttatACCTAACAGTGGCATACATCATAattttcaccttcttcaccggCTACGAGTTCATCTACGAAGGAATCTACGGCCTAACACAAGGCGAAACAGCTCTCTGCTTCCTGGGCCTAGCCATAGGACTCCTACTTTGCATCCCTCTAATCCCGCTCAACGCAAAGCTACGCTCGCGCGACATCACACGcaccaaagaaacagatcccGCAGGGAAAGCACCACCAGAAAGCCGTTTATACTGGGCAACGATCGGCGCTCCGGCTCTGCCTATCTCGATGTTTTGGATGGCTTGGACAGCACGGGTGGGTATACCGTTCTGGTCAACCCTTGCAGCATCGGTGTTGACCGCATTTGGTATGCTTTGCATATTTATCACTTGCTACCAGTATCTGATTGACACGTATGGGACTTATGCGGCAAGTGCGCTCTCGAGTTTGACCTTGATGCGCTATCTGGTTTCTGGAGCTATGATTGAGGTGTCGATTCCGTTTTATAAGAATATGGGGGTGCCGTATACGCTTACTATTCTGGGGTGCATTAGTGCTGTTCTTGTGCCGATTCCGTATGTTTTCTATAAGTATGGACCAGAGATTCGGAAGAGGAGTAGGTATGGCAGGAATTCTTGTTAG